One part of the Fusobacterium pseudoperiodonticum genome encodes these proteins:
- a CDS encoding enoyl-CoA hydratase-related protein, translated as MSVVSYKQEDFIGIITIERPEALNALNTAVLNELNSTFANINLETTRVVILTGAGTKSFVAGADISEMAPLNNSEAARFSNKGNEVFRKIETFPLPVIAAINGFALGGGCELAMSCDFRVCSENAVFGQPEVGLGITPGFGGTQRLARLIGLGKAKEMIYTANAIKADEALNVGLVNHVYPQETLLEETKKLAAKIAKNAPFAVRASKKAINEGIDTDMDRAIIIEEKLFGSCFTTEDQKVGMKAFLEKVKGVEYKNK; from the coding sequence ATGTCAGTTGTATCTTATAAACAAGAAGATTTTATTGGGATTATAACTATAGAAAGACCAGAGGCATTGAACGCTTTAAACACAGCAGTATTAAACGAGTTAAATTCAACTTTTGCTAACATAAATTTAGAAACAACAAGAGTTGTAATTTTAACAGGAGCAGGAACTAAATCATTTGTTGCAGGAGCAGATATTTCAGAAATGGCACCTCTAAATAATAGTGAAGCAGCTAGATTTAGTAATAAAGGAAATGAAGTATTTAGAAAAATAGAAACTTTTCCTCTTCCAGTTATTGCGGCTATTAATGGATTTGCTTTAGGTGGAGGTTGTGAATTAGCAATGAGTTGTGATTTCAGAGTTTGTTCTGAAAATGCAGTATTTGGACAACCAGAAGTTGGTTTAGGAATAACTCCAGGTTTTGGTGGAACCCAAAGATTAGCAAGACTTATTGGTTTAGGAAAAGCTAAAGAAATGATTTATACAGCTAATGCTATTAAAGCTGATGAAGCTCTGAATGTTGGACTTGTAAATCATGTTTATCCTCAAGAAACATTATTAGAAGAAACAAAAAAATTAGCAGCTAAAATTGCTAAAAATGCTCCTTTCGCAGTTAGAGCTTCTAAAAAAGCTATAAATGAAGGAATTGACACTGATATGGATAGAGCAATAATAATAGAAGAAAAATTATTTGGAAGTTGCTTCACAACAGAAGATCAAAAAGTTGGAATGAAAGCATTCTTAGAAAAAGTTAAAGGTGTAGAATATAAAAATAAGTAA
- a CDS encoding cell division protein SepF: MGIIKEIKELVGFNTEEEDYDEEEVVEETTRTVTRREQMEMDTVDDFRYDDYSTIFIDPKQFEDCKKIANYIEKEKMITINLENIGPNVAQRIMDFLAGAMEIKNASFAQIAKNVYTIVPENMKVYYEGKRREKKLIDLEKGERFEGEN, from the coding sequence ATGGGAATTATTAAAGAGATAAAAGAATTAGTAGGTTTTAATACAGAAGAAGAAGATTATGATGAAGAAGAAGTTGTAGAAGAAACAACAAGAACTGTTACAAGAAGAGAACAAATGGAAATGGATACTGTTGATGACTTTAGATATGATGACTACAGTACTATTTTTATTGATCCAAAACAATTTGAGGATTGTAAGAAAATTGCAAACTATATAGAAAAAGAAAAAATGATTACAATCAACTTAGAAAATATTGGACCAAATGTTGCTCAAAGAATAATGGACTTCTTAGCAGGGGCTATGGAAATTAAAAATGCAAGTTTTGCTCAAATTGCAAAAAATGTATATACTATTGTTCCTGAAAATATGAAAGTTTATTATGAAGGAAAAAGAAGAGAAAAGAAATTAATAGATTTAGAAAAAGGTGAAAGATTTGAAGGAGAAAATTAA
- the hemW gene encoding radical SAM family heme chaperone HemW — protein sequence MLKIYNTYIHIPFCERKCNYCDFTSLKGTDNQIEKYVNYLLKEIDIYSKNYDLSEKQDTLYFGGGTPSLLPIDSLKRILSRFSYDENTEITIEVNPKTVDINKLKEYRNLGINRLSIGIQTFNDENLKVLGRIHNSEEAIEVYNMAREVGFKNISLDVMFSLPNQTLEMLKVDLEKLIFLNPEHISIYSLIWEEGTKFFRDLKAGKLKETDNDLEATMYEYIIDYLKSKGYEHYEISNFSKKDFEARHNSIYWENKNYLGLGLSAAGYLGNLRYKNFFHLKDYYDKLDKNILPIDEREELTEADIEQYRYLVGFRLLNKPLIPSKEYLEKCEILEKEAYLVKKENGYILSSKGLMLFNDFIANFIDD from the coding sequence ATGCTGAAAATCTATAATACTTACATACATATTCCTTTTTGTGAAAGAAAATGTAACTATTGTGACTTTACTTCGTTAAAAGGAACTGATAATCAAATTGAAAAATATGTTAATTATCTTTTAAAAGAGATAGATATTTATAGCAAAAACTATGATTTATCAGAAAAACAAGATACTCTATACTTTGGTGGAGGGACACCTTCCCTCCTACCAATAGATAGCCTAAAAAGAATTTTATCTAGATTTTCTTATGATGAAAATACTGAGATTACTATTGAAGTAAATCCTAAAACTGTTGACATCAATAAGTTGAAAGAATATAGAAATTTAGGAATTAATAGATTAAGTATAGGAATTCAAACTTTTAATGATGAGAATTTAAAAGTTTTAGGAAGAATTCATAATTCAGAAGAAGCTATAGAAGTATATAATATGGCAAGAGAAGTAGGCTTTAAAAATATTAGTCTAGATGTTATGTTCTCTTTACCTAATCAGACTTTAGAAATGTTAAAAGTTGATTTAGAAAAATTAATTTTTCTAAATCCTGAACATATCTCTATTTATTCTTTAATTTGGGAAGAAGGAACAAAATTCTTTAGAGATTTAAAGGCTGGTAAATTAAAAGAAACCGATAATGATTTAGAAGCTACTATGTATGAGTATATAATTGACTATTTAAAGTCAAAAGGATATGAACATTATGAAATCTCAAATTTTTCTAAAAAAGATTTTGAAGCAAGACATAACTCTATATACTGGGAAAATAAGAACTATTTGGGGCTTGGTCTTTCAGCTGCAGGTTATTTAGGAAATCTAAGATATAAGAATTTCTTTCATTTAAAGGATTATTATGATAAACTAGATAAGAATATTTTACCTATTGATGAAAGAGAAGAACTTACAGAAGCTGATATTGAACAATATAGATATCTAGTAGGATTTAGACTTTTAAATAAGCCTCTTATTCCAAGTAAAGAATATTTAGAAAAATGTGAAATTTTAGAAAAAGAAGCTTATCTTGTAAAAAAAGAAAATGGATATATTTTAAGTTCTAAGGGACTTATGTTATTTAATGACTTTATTGCAAATTTTATAGATGATTAA
- a CDS encoding calcium-translocating P-type ATPase, PMCA-type has translation MKHFTKSKKHLFEEFKTSSTGLIEEEVVARRKKYGENKFVEKEKDGLIKIFFNQFKDSLVIILLIAAVISFFSGNKESALVIVLVLILNSILGAYQTIKAQKSLDSLKKMSSPKCKVIRDHEQLEVDSVELVPGDIVIVEAGDIVPADGRIIENFSLLVNENSLTGESNSIEKTDEVLEYEDLALGDQVNMVFSGSLVNYGRAKILVTETGMSTQLGKIATLLDQTEENVTPLQKSLDIFGKRLTLGIVVLCVLIFGIYVYHGNTVLNSLLLAVALAVAAIPESLNPIITIVLSMETEKLSKENAIVKELKSIEALGSISVICSDKTGTLTQNKMTVKKIFINGKLDDEYSLDKNKKIDKLLLDSFILCTDATDTIGDPTETALIHLTQKYDMSFRDERKDSKRISEIPFDSVRKLMTVLYETKNGKHIIFTKGAFDSLVTRFKYYLDENGNVQNVNEEFIKKIEKVNNELAEEGLRVLTFAYKYIDGEKELSNEDENDYIFHALVGMIDPPREESKLAVQECIRGGIKPVMITGDHKITARTIAKNIGIFKDGDIALEGVELEKMTDEELEKNVANISVYARVSPEHKIRIVNAWQKLGKIVAMTGDGVNDAPALKKANIGIAMGITGTEVSKNAASMILADDNFSTIVKAIITGRNVYRNIKNAIGFLLSGNTAAILAVLYSSLANLPVIFSAVQLLFINLLTDSLPSIAVGVEPKNEDILDEKPRDPNEAILTKRFSAKLLIEGILIAIFIIIAFYIGLKDSALKGSTMAFATLCLARLFHGIDYRGQRNVFAIGFFKNKFSLIAFALGFILLNAVLLCPPLYNMFGITKLETANFIQIYVLSLIPTVLIQIYKAIKYR, from the coding sequence ATGAAACATTTTACAAAGTCTAAAAAACATTTATTTGAAGAGTTTAAAACAAGCTCAACTGGTTTAATTGAAGAGGAGGTAGTTGCAAGAAGAAAAAAATATGGAGAAAATAAGTTTGTTGAAAAAGAAAAAGATGGACTTATTAAAATATTTTTTAATCAATTTAAAGATTCCCTTGTAATTATTTTACTTATTGCAGCGGTTATTTCATTTTTTTCTGGAAATAAAGAAAGTGCACTTGTTATAGTTCTAGTATTAATTTTGAACTCTATTCTTGGAGCTTATCAAACTATCAAGGCTCAAAAATCTTTAGATAGTTTAAAAAAGATGTCTTCACCTAAATGTAAGGTTATTAGAGATCATGAACAATTAGAAGTGGATTCTGTTGAATTAGTTCCTGGAGATATTGTTATTGTTGAAGCTGGGGACATTGTTCCTGCTGATGGAAGAATTATAGAAAACTTTTCATTATTAGTAAATGAAAACTCTCTTACTGGTGAATCTAACTCAATAGAAAAAACTGATGAAGTTTTAGAATATGAAGACTTAGCACTAGGAGATCAAGTTAATATGGTATTCTCAGGAAGCCTTGTTAACTATGGTAGAGCAAAGATTTTAGTTACTGAAACAGGAATGAGCACTCAATTAGGAAAAATCGCAACTCTTTTAGACCAAACTGAAGAAAATGTTACTCCTTTACAAAAATCTTTAGATATTTTTGGTAAGAGACTAACTCTTGGAATTGTTGTACTTTGTGTTCTTATCTTTGGAATTTATGTATATCACGGAAACACAGTTCTTAATTCTTTACTGTTAGCTGTTGCTCTTGCTGTTGCAGCTATACCTGAATCATTAAATCCAATCATTACAATAGTATTATCTATGGAAACTGAAAAATTATCTAAAGAAAATGCAATAGTTAAAGAATTAAAATCTATAGAAGCTTTAGGTTCTATCTCTGTTATTTGTTCTGATAAAACTGGTACTCTTACTCAAAACAAAATGACAGTAAAAAAGATTTTTATCAATGGAAAATTAGATGATGAATATTCTTTAGATAAAAATAAAAAAATTGATAAATTATTATTAGACAGTTTTATTCTATGTACAGATGCTACTGACACTATAGGAGATCCTACAGAAACTGCTCTTATTCACCTTACTCAAAAATATGACATGTCTTTTAGAGATGAAAGAAAAGATAGCAAGAGAATATCAGAAATACCTTTTGATTCTGTAAGAAAATTAATGACAGTTCTTTATGAAACAAAAAATGGTAAACACATTATTTTCACTAAGGGAGCTTTTGACTCTCTTGTAACAAGATTTAAATATTATCTTGATGAAAATGGTAATGTACAAAATGTAAATGAGGAATTTATTAAAAAGATTGAAAAAGTTAACAATGAATTAGCTGAAGAAGGTTTAAGAGTTTTAACTTTTGCTTATAAGTATATAGATGGAGAAAAAGAGCTTTCTAATGAAGATGAAAATGACTATATTTTCCATGCTCTTGTAGGTATGATAGATCCTCCTAGAGAAGAATCTAAACTTGCTGTTCAAGAATGTATTAGAGGTGGAATTAAACCAGTTATGATAACAGGTGACCATAAAATAACAGCTAGAACAATTGCTAAAAATATAGGAATATTTAAAGATGGAGATATTGCACTTGAAGGTGTAGAACTTGAAAAGATGACTGATGAAGAATTAGAAAAGAATGTTGCAAACATTTCAGTTTATGCTAGAGTTTCTCCTGAACACAAAATAAGAATAGTTAATGCTTGGCAAAAACTTGGAAAAATAGTTGCTATGACAGGTGATGGAGTAAATGATGCTCCTGCTCTAAAAAAAGCAAATATCGGTATTGCAATGGGAATTACAGGAACAGAAGTTTCTAAGAATGCTGCATCTATGATACTAGCTGATGATAACTTCTCAACAATAGTTAAGGCAATAATAACTGGTAGAAATGTTTATAGAAATATTAAAAATGCTATAGGTTTCTTACTTTCTGGAAATACTGCTGCTATACTTGCTGTACTTTATTCATCACTTGCTAACTTACCAGTTATATTCTCAGCAGTACAATTGCTATTTATAAACTTATTAACTGATAGTTTACCTTCAATAGCTGTAGGGGTTGAGCCTAAAAATGAAGATATCTTAGATGAAAAACCTAGAGATCCTAATGAAGCAATATTGACAAAAAGATTTTCTGCTAAACTTCTAATTGAAGGAATTTTAATTGCTATCTTTATTATAATCGCTTTCTATATAGGATTAAAAGATTCTGCTTTAAAAGGTTCTACAATGGCTTTTGCTACTTTATGTTTGGCTAGATTATTCCATGGTATTGATTACAGAGGTCAAAGAAATGTTTTTGCTATAGGTTTCTTTAAAAATAAATTCTCATTGATTGCTTTTGCACTTGGATTTATTTTACTAAATGCTGTTCTACTATGCCCACCACTATACAATATGTTTGGGATTACAAAATTAGAAACAGCTAACTTTATTCAAATTTATGTGTTATCATTAATACCAACAGTATTAATACAAATATATAAAGCTATAAAATATAGATAA
- a CDS encoding YggS family pyridoxal phosphate-dependent enzyme, with the protein MSIQASVEEILEDIKKYSPYPEKVKLIAVTKYSTVEDIEEFLKTGQNICGENKVQIVKDKIEYFKNKNTDIKWHFIGNLQKNKVKYIIDDVVAIHSVNKLSLAQEINKKAEQSGKTMDVLLEINVYGEESKQGYSLDELKCDIMELKNLKNLNIIGVMTMAPFTDDEKILRMVFSGLRKIKDELNKEYFDNNLTELSMGMSNDYKIALQEGSTYIRVGTKIFK; encoded by the coding sequence ATGAGTATTCAAGCTAGTGTTGAAGAAATTTTAGAAGATATTAAAAAATATTCTCCTTATCCAGAAAAAGTAAAATTAATTGCTGTTACTAAGTATTCTACTGTTGAAGATATAGAAGAATTTTTAAAGACAGGACAAAATATCTGTGGAGAAAATAAAGTTCAGATTGTTAAAGATAAAATAGAATATTTTAAAAATAAGAATACAGATATTAAATGGCACTTTATTGGAAATTTACAAAAAAATAAAGTAAAATATATCATTGATGATGTAGTTGCAATACACTCTGTAAATAAATTAAGTTTGGCTCAAGAAATTAATAAAAAGGCTGAACAATCAGGGAAAACTATGGATGTTTTATTGGAAATTAATGTCTATGGTGAAGAAAGTAAACAAGGTTATTCCTTAGATGAATTAAAATGTGATATAATGGAATTGAAAAATCTTAAAAATTTGAATATAATAGGAGTAATGACTATGGCTCCATTTACAGATGATGAAAAAATTTTAAGAATGGTTTTTTCAGGACTTAGAAAGATTAAAGATGAGTTAAACAAGGAATACTTTGATAATAATCTTACTGAGCTGTCTATGGGAATGTCCAATGATTATAAAATTGCTTTGCAAGAAGGAAGTACATATATAAGAGTTGGAACAAAAATTTTTAAATAA
- a CDS encoding phospho-sugar mutase yields the protein MYLDEYKKWLDSTMLSENEKEELRSIANDEKEIENRFYTNLSFGTAGMRGIRGIGKNRMNKYNIRKATQGLANYIIEATGETGKKKGVAIAYDSRLDSVENAINTAMTLAGNGIKVYLFEGIRSTPELSFAVRELKAQAGVMITASHNPKEYNGYKVYWEDGAQIVDPQATAIVSAVEAVDIFNGIKLMDEKEAIEKGLLVYVGEKLDDRFIEEVKKNAINPDVENKDKIKIVYSPLHGVAARPVERILKEMGYTSVYPVKEQEQPDGNFPTCDYANPEDTSVFKLSTELADKVGAEICIANDPDGDRVGLAVLDNNGKWFFPNGNQIGILFAEYILNHKKDIPANGTMITTVVSTPLFDTIVKKNGKKALRVLTGFKYIGEKIRQFENKDLDGTFLFGFEESIGYLVGTHVRDKDAVVASMIIAEMATTFKNNGSSIYNEIIKIYEKYGWRLETTIPITKKGKDGLEEIQKIMKSMREKTHTEIAGIKVKEYRDYQKGVEDLPKSDVIQIVLEDETYLTVRPSGTEPKIKFYISVVDSDKKVAEEKLAKLEKEFLNYAENL from the coding sequence ATGTACCTAGATGAATATAAAAAATGGTTAGATTCTACTATGCTATCTGAAAATGAAAAAGAAGAATTAAGAAGCATTGCTAATGATGAAAAAGAAATTGAAAATAGATTTTATACTAATCTAAGCTTTGGAACAGCAGGTATGAGAGGTATAAGAGGTATAGGTAAAAATAGAATGAATAAATATAATATAAGAAAAGCAACTCAAGGTTTAGCAAATTATATTATAGAAGCAACTGGAGAAACTGGAAAGAAAAAAGGAGTTGCTATTGCCTATGATTCAAGATTAGATTCAGTTGAAAATGCTATCAATACTGCAATGACTTTAGCAGGTAATGGAATAAAAGTTTATTTATTTGAAGGAATAAGATCAACTCCAGAACTTTCTTTTGCAGTAAGAGAATTAAAAGCTCAAGCAGGTGTCATGATTACAGCTTCTCACAATCCAAAAGAATATAATGGATATAAAGTTTATTGGGAAGATGGAGCACAAATAGTTGACCCTCAAGCAACAGCAATTGTTAGTGCTGTTGAAGCAGTAGATATTTTCAATGGTATAAAATTAATGGATGAAAAAGAAGCTATAGAAAAAGGCTTACTTGTTTATGTTGGTGAAAAATTAGATGATAGATTTATAGAAGAAGTTAAGAAAAATGCTATCAATCCTGATGTAGAAAATAAGGATAAAATCAAAATTGTTTATTCACCTTTACATGGGGTTGCAGCAAGACCTGTAGAAAGAATCTTAAAGGAAATGGGTTATACAAGTGTATATCCTGTGAAGGAACAAGAACAACCAGATGGAAACTTTCCAACTTGTGACTATGCAAACCCTGAAGATACAAGTGTATTTAAACTAAGTACAGAGCTTGCAGATAAGGTTGGAGCTGAAATCTGTATAGCTAATGACCCTGATGGAGACAGAGTAGGACTTGCTGTTCTTGATAATAATGGAAAATGGTTCTTCCCTAATGGAAACCAAATAGGTATCTTGTTTGCAGAATATATTTTAAATCATAAAAAAGATATTCCAGCAAATGGAACTATGATAACAACAGTTGTCTCAACTCCACTTTTTGATACTATCGTTAAAAAGAATGGTAAAAAAGCATTAAGAGTTCTTACAGGTTTCAAATATATTGGTGAAAAAATTAGACAATTTGAAAATAAAGATTTAGATGGAACTTTCTTATTTGGTTTTGAAGAATCAATTGGTTATTTAGTTGGTACTCATGTTAGAGATAAAGATGCTGTTGTTGCTTCTATGATAATAGCAGAAATGGCTACTACTTTTAAAAACAATGGTTCTAGCATCTATAATGAAATAATAAAAATTTATGAAAAATATGGTTGGCGTTTAGAAACTACTATTCCTATAACTAAAAAAGGTAAAGATGGACTTGAAGAAATACAAAAAATCATGAAGTCTATGAGAGAAAAAACTCATACTGAAATTGCAGGAATAAAAGTAAAAGAATATAGAGATTATCAAAAAGGTGTTGAAGATTTACCAAAATCTGATGTTATACAAATAGTTTTAGAAGATGAAACTTACTTAACAGTAAGACCTTCTGGAACTGAACCTAAGATTAAATTCTATATTTCAGTTGTTGATAGCGATAAAAAAGTTGCTGAAGAAAAATTAGCAAAATTAGAAAAAGAATTTTTGAATTATGCTGAAAATCTATAA
- a CDS encoding MnmA/TRMU family protein — protein MKEKIKALALFSGGLDSALAIKVVQDQGVEVIGLNFVSHFFGGKNEKAEKMAEQLGIKLEYIDFKKRHMFVVEDPVYGRGKNMNPCIDCHSLMFKIAGELLEEYGAHFVISGEVLGQRPMSQNAQALEKVKKLSGMEDLVLRPLSAKLLPPSKAELMGWVDREKLLDINGRSRHRQMELMNSYGLVEYPSPGGGCLLTDPGYSSRLKVLEDDGLLKDEHSWLFKLIKEARFFRFDKGRYLFVGRDKESNMKIDEYRKEKNLKFYIHSAEVPGPHLIANTDLSDEEIEFAKNLFSRYSKVKGNEKINLNNSGNIETVDIVDLKKLDEEIKKYQQL, from the coding sequence TTGAAGGAGAAAATTAAAGCTTTAGCTTTATTTTCAGGTGGTTTAGACAGTGCTTTAGCTATAAAGGTGGTACAAGATCAAGGTGTTGAAGTTATTGGTTTGAATTTTGTATCACATTTTTTTGGTGGAAAAAATGAAAAAGCTGAAAAGATGGCTGAACAATTAGGAATTAAGCTAGAATATATCGATTTTAAAAAGAGACATATGTTTGTTGTTGAAGATCCTGTTTATGGTAGAGGAAAGAATATGAATCCTTGTATAGATTGCCATTCATTAATGTTTAAAATAGCAGGAGAATTATTAGAAGAATATGGTGCTCACTTTGTTATATCAGGAGAAGTTTTAGGACAAAGACCTATGTCACAAAATGCACAAGCTTTAGAAAAAGTTAAAAAGTTATCAGGTATGGAAGACTTAGTTTTAAGACCTCTATCTGCTAAACTTTTACCTCCAAGTAAGGCTGAGCTTATGGGTTGGGTTGATAGAGAAAAACTTTTAGATATCAATGGACGTTCAAGACATAGACAAATGGAATTAATGAATTCATATGGACTTGTTGAATATCCTAGTCCAGGTGGAGGTTGTTTACTAACTGATCCTGGTTATTCAAGTAGATTAAAGGTTTTAGAAGATGATGGGCTTCTTAAAGATGAACATTCATGGCTTTTTAAACTTATAAAAGAGGCTAGATTCTTTAGATTTGATAAAGGAAGATATTTATTTGTTGGTAGAGATAAAGAGTCAAATATGAAAATTGATGAATATAGGAAAGAAAAAAATCTAAAATTCTATATCCACAGTGCAGAAGTTCCAGGACCTCATTTAATTGCTAATACTGATTTAAGTGATGAAGAAATAGAATTTGCTAAAAATCTATTTTCTAGATATTCTAAAGTAAAAGGAAATGAAAAAATTAATTTAAATAATTCAGGAAATATAGAAACAGTAGATATTGTTGACTTAAAAAAGCTAGATGAAGAAATAAAAAAATATCAACAACTATAA
- a CDS encoding 3-hydroxybutyryl-CoA dehydrogenase, protein MKVGIIGAGTMGAGIAQAFAQTEGFTVALCDINNEFAANGKNRIAKGFEKRIAKGKMEQAEADAILSRITTGTKEICADCDLVIEAAIENIEIKKQTFKELDEICKADAIFATNTSSLSITEIGAGLKRPMIGMHFFNPAPVMKLVEIIAGLHTPTEIVEKIKKVSEDIGKVPVQVEEAPGFVVNRILIPMINEAVGIYAEGVASVEGIDAAMKLGANHPIGPLALGDLIGLDVCLAIMDVLYHETGDSKYRAHTLLRKMVRGKQLGQKTGKGFYDYTK, encoded by the coding sequence ATGAAAGTAGGAATTATTGGAGCAGGAACAATGGGTGCAGGTATTGCTCAAGCATTTGCACAAACAGAAGGATTTACAGTAGCACTTTGTGATATAAATAATGAATTTGCTGCAAATGGAAAAAATAGAATAGCAAAAGGTTTTGAAAAAAGAATAGCTAAAGGTAAAATGGAACAAGCTGAAGCAGATGCTATTTTATCAAGAATTACAACTGGTACAAAAGAAATTTGTGCTGATTGTGATTTAGTAATTGAAGCTGCTATTGAAAACATAGAAATTAAAAAACAAACATTTAAAGAATTAGATGAAATTTGTAAAGCGGATGCTATATTCGCAACAAACACTTCTTCTTTATCAATTACAGAAATTGGAGCAGGACTAAAGAGACCTATGATAGGAATGCACTTCTTTAACCCAGCACCTGTAATGAAACTTGTAGAAATTATTGCAGGATTACATACTCCAACTGAAATAGTAGAAAAAATTAAAAAAGTTTCTGAAGATATTGGAAAAGTTCCAGTACAAGTTGAAGAAGCTCCAGGATTTGTTGTAAATAGAATTTTAATTCCTATGATTAATGAAGCAGTAGGAATCTATGCTGAAGGAGTTGCAAGTGTAGAAGGAATAGATGCTGCAATGAAATTAGGGGCAAATCATCCTATCGGGCCTCTAGCTTTAGGAGACTTAATCGGACTAGATGTATGTCTTGCTATAATGGATGTTTTATATCATGAAACAGGAGATAGCAAATACAGAGCTCATACTTTATTAAGAAAAATGGTTCGTGGAAAACAATTAGGACAAAAAACTGGTAAAGGTTTTTATGACTACACAAAATAA
- a CDS encoding DUF1904 domain-containing protein codes for MPHLKIRGIEKNLIVENSKEIIDGLTEIIGCDRTWFTIEHQNTEYIFDGKIVDGYTFVEVYWFARDEKIKKDTADFLTKLIKRINNNKDCCIIFFTLTGDNYCDNGEFF; via the coding sequence ATGCCACATTTAAAGATTAGAGGAATAGAAAAAAACTTAATAGTTGAAAACAGTAAAGAAATTATTGATGGTTTAACAGAAATTATTGGTTGTGATAGAACTTGGTTTACCATTGAGCATCAAAATACAGAATATATCTTTGATGGTAAAATAGTTGATGGTTATACTTTTGTTGAAGTATATTGGTTTGCAAGAGATGAAAAAATAAAAAAGGATACCGCAGACTTCTTAACAAAACTAATTAAGAGAATAAATAACAATAAAGATTGTTGCATTATATTCTTCACTTTAACTGGAGATAACTATTGCGACAATGGAGAATTCTTCTAA